In Chromobacterium rhizoryzae, one genomic interval encodes:
- a CDS encoding amino acid permease: MDITQVGVKPRASAAERAGMSEAEWREAVRFDGIDRGWVVMSIGMAIGAGIVFLPVQVGLMGLWVFLLSSVIGYPAMYLFQRLFINTLAESPECKDYPSVISGYLGKNWGILLGALYFIMLVIWVFVYSTAITNDSASFLHSFGVTETLLSANPFYGLGLICLLVALASRGEQLLFKISTGMVLTKLGVVAVLGLAMVSEWKLVNVGAFPSVGSLIKDAIIMLPFTLTSILFIQSLSPMVISYRAREKSRKVAQYKAMRAMNIAFGILFVTVFFYAVSFTLAMGHEQAVKASHENISALAMVASSMPGDMVKLFSLILNIFAVMTAYFGVYLGFREACQGLAMNLLRRVMPEERIRPDWVAKGIMVFTVLLSWGAIVLNAPVLSFTSICSPVFGLVGCLIPAYLVYQVPFLHKYKGGALKIIIATGLLLCVSPFLAFS; encoded by the coding sequence ATGGACATCACCCAGGTGGGCGTCAAGCCCAGGGCAAGCGCTGCCGAGCGCGCGGGAATGAGCGAGGCGGAGTGGCGGGAGGCGGTGCGTTTCGACGGCATCGACCGCGGTTGGGTCGTGATGAGCATAGGCATGGCGATAGGCGCCGGCATTGTGTTCCTGCCGGTGCAGGTGGGGCTGATGGGCTTGTGGGTTTTCCTGTTGTCGTCCGTCATCGGCTATCCGGCGATGTATCTGTTTCAGCGTCTGTTCATCAACACCCTGGCGGAGTCCCCCGAGTGCAAGGACTACCCTAGCGTGATCAGCGGCTACCTGGGCAAGAACTGGGGCATTTTGCTGGGCGCGTTGTACTTCATCATGTTGGTGATCTGGGTCTTTGTGTATTCGACCGCCATCACCAACGACAGCGCCTCCTTTCTGCACAGCTTCGGCGTCACCGAGACCTTGTTGTCCGCCAACCCCTTCTACGGACTGGGCCTGATCTGTCTCTTGGTGGCGCTGGCCTCCCGCGGCGAGCAACTGCTGTTCAAGATTTCCACCGGCATGGTGTTGACCAAGCTGGGCGTGGTGGCGGTGCTGGGCCTGGCCATGGTGTCGGAATGGAAGCTGGTCAATGTGGGCGCTTTTCCGTCCGTGGGCAGCCTGATCAAGGACGCCATCATCATGCTGCCGTTCACGCTGACCTCCATTCTGTTCATCCAGAGCCTGAGCCCGATGGTGATTTCCTACCGCGCGCGGGAAAAGTCGCGCAAGGTGGCGCAATACAAGGCGATGCGGGCGATGAACATCGCCTTTGGCATCCTCTTCGTCACCGTCTTTTTCTATGCGGTGTCCTTCACTCTGGCGATGGGGCATGAGCAGGCGGTCAAGGCCTCGCATGAAAACATCTCGGCCCTGGCCATGGTGGCCAGCAGCATGCCGGGCGATATGGTCAAGCTGTTCAGCCTGATCCTGAATATTTTCGCGGTGATGACCGCGTACTTCGGCGTTTATCTGGGCTTCCGCGAGGCCTGCCAGGGCCTGGCGATGAATCTGCTGCGCCGGGTGATGCCGGAGGAGCGCATCCGTCCGGATTGGGTGGCCAAGGGCATCATGGTGTTCACCGTTTTGCTGTCCTGGGGCGCCATCGTGCTGAACGCGCCGGTGCTGAGTTTCACCTCGATCTGCAGCCCGGTCTTCGGCCTGGTGGGCTGCTTGATCCCGGCCTACCTGGTCTACCAAGTGCCCTTCCTGCACAAATACAAGGGCGGCGCGCTCAAGATCATCATCGCCACCGGCCTGCTGCTGTGCGTGTCGCCCTTCCTGGCCTTCTCCTGA
- a CDS encoding helix-turn-helix transcriptional regulator, producing the protein MKLHLDAEVLADFVSALLGPDSEVAVHDLSNPSASLKIIRNGHVSGRSVGAPATDLALSMARECSGKGGEDYRLNYRSKTRSGVSLRSSTLVIKDEAGRAQAMLCVNSDDSRYKRALEAVQALLPAELSHDPHQETLSQGIDDVGVGIMQSVLEQYAIDPARLSGDEKLEAIRELNQRGLFSVRGFVGKAAQALEISEPTLYRYLKQCRD; encoded by the coding sequence ATGAAACTGCATCTAGACGCCGAAGTGCTCGCCGACTTCGTATCCGCCCTGTTGGGGCCGGACAGCGAGGTGGCGGTGCACGATCTGTCCAATCCCAGCGCTTCGCTCAAAATCATCCGCAACGGGCATGTGTCCGGCCGCAGCGTCGGCGCGCCGGCCACCGATCTCGCCTTGAGCATGGCGCGGGAGTGTTCCGGCAAGGGCGGCGAGGATTACCGGCTGAACTACCGCAGCAAGACCCGGAGCGGCGTATCGCTGCGCTCGTCCACCCTGGTGATCAAGGACGAGGCCGGCCGCGCGCAGGCCATGCTCTGCGTCAACTCCGACGACAGCCGCTACAAGCGCGCGCTGGAGGCGGTGCAGGCGCTGCTGCCGGCGGAACTGTCTCACGATCCGCACCAGGAAACGCTGTCGCAGGGTATCGACGATGTGGGCGTGGGCATCATGCAAAGCGTGTTGGAGCAATACGCGATCGATCCGGCGCGCTTGTCCGGCGATGAAAAATTGGAGGCGATCCGGGAATTGAATCAGCGCGGCTTGTTTTCCGTCCGCGGATTCGTCGGCAAGGCCGCGCAGGCGCTGGAGATTTCCGAGCCCACGCTTTACCGCTATCTGAAGCAGTGTCGTGACTGA
- a CDS encoding GNAT family N-acetyltransferase, with protein sequence MQAMDTGRLILRPFDENDLDAFYRLGTVAEAIRYVGNTPFGSREQALQAMRDGPLADYEKHGFGRVACVWKDSGEVIGFSGLKYMAAVDAVELGYRFLPEYWGLGLATESGRACLRLARDVYALDRLVGLVHPDNAGSARVLGKLGFAVEGRVSLDFIPDTPVEVFARRLLADEAL encoded by the coding sequence ATGCAAGCCATGGATACCGGCCGCCTGATTCTGCGGCCCTTCGACGAAAACGACCTGGACGCTTTTTACCGGCTCGGCACCGTGGCCGAGGCCATCCGCTATGTCGGCAATACGCCCTTCGGCTCGCGCGAACAGGCTTTGCAAGCGATGCGCGACGGCCCGCTGGCGGACTACGAAAAACACGGTTTCGGCCGAGTGGCCTGCGTGTGGAAGGACAGCGGCGAGGTGATCGGCTTCAGCGGTCTGAAATACATGGCGGCGGTGGACGCGGTGGAGCTGGGCTATCGCTTTCTGCCCGAGTACTGGGGCCTGGGCCTCGCCACCGAGTCCGGCCGCGCCTGTCTGCGTCTGGCGCGGGACGTCTACGCGCTGGATAGGCTGGTGGGCCTGGTGCACCCCGACAACGCCGGGTCCGCGCGCGTGCTGGGCAAACTGGGTTTCGCGGTGGAGGGGAGGGTGAGTTTGGACTTCATTCCGGACACGCCGGTGGAGGTGTTCGCCAGGCGCTTGCTGGCTGACGAGGCCTTGTGA
- a CDS encoding replication-associated recombination protein A yields the protein MNDLFANEPKKPLAEALRPGRLDEVIGQRHLIGPGKPLRLAVEASTPHSMILWGPPGVGKTTLARILAASFDAEFIPLSAVFSGVKDIREAVERAHAALQRSGRHTILFVDEVHRFNKSQQDAFLPFVESGLLTFIGATTENPSFEVNSALLSRAQVYVLNSLDEEELRQLFERAAANGALEGLSFDDAAIDTLTGYADGDARRFLNLLEQTRTAAYARKTGQIDRDFLSEVLTVNARRFDKGGDDFYDQISALHKSVRGSNPDAALYWLTRMLDGGADARYLARRLVRMAWEDIGLADPRAMQIANDAAATYERLGSPEGELALAQAALYLAVAAKSNAGYKAYNEARAFIKQDKSRPVPVHLRNAPTRLMKELGYGHEYRYAHDEPHAYAAGETYLPEGLEDMRWYQPTPRGLESKIRDKLDFLRQLDDDARQDSE from the coding sequence ATGAACGATCTGTTTGCCAATGAACCGAAAAAACCGCTGGCTGAAGCGCTGCGTCCCGGCCGCCTCGACGAGGTGATCGGCCAGCGGCACCTGATCGGCCCCGGCAAGCCGCTGCGGCTGGCGGTGGAAGCGAGCACCCCGCACTCGATGATTCTGTGGGGCCCACCCGGCGTAGGCAAAACCACGCTGGCGCGCATACTCGCCGCCAGCTTCGACGCTGAATTCATCCCGCTGTCGGCGGTGTTCTCCGGCGTCAAGGACATCCGCGAGGCGGTGGAGCGCGCGCACGCCGCGCTGCAGCGCTCCGGCCGCCACACCATCTTGTTCGTCGACGAGGTGCACCGCTTCAACAAGAGCCAGCAGGACGCCTTCCTGCCCTTCGTCGAATCCGGCCTGCTGACCTTCATCGGCGCCACGACGGAAAACCCCTCTTTCGAGGTCAATTCCGCGCTCTTGTCCCGCGCCCAGGTCTATGTGCTCAACAGCCTGGACGAGGAGGAGCTGCGCCAGTTGTTCGAACGCGCCGCCGCCAACGGCGCGCTGGAGGGGCTGAGCTTCGACGACGCCGCCATCGACACCCTGACCGGCTACGCCGACGGCGACGCCCGCCGCTTCCTCAACCTGCTGGAACAGACCCGCACCGCCGCCTACGCGCGCAAGACCGGCCAGATAGACCGTGACTTCCTGTCCGAGGTGCTGACCGTCAACGCGCGCCGCTTCGACAAGGGCGGCGACGATTTCTACGACCAGATCTCCGCGCTGCACAAATCGGTGCGCGGCTCCAATCCGGACGCGGCGCTGTACTGGCTGACGCGGATGCTGGACGGCGGCGCCGACGCGCGCTATCTGGCGCGCCGGCTGGTGCGCATGGCCTGGGAGGACATCGGCCTGGCCGATCCGCGCGCGATGCAGATCGCCAACGACGCCGCCGCCACCTACGAGCGCCTGGGCAGCCCGGAAGGCGAACTTGCGCTGGCTCAAGCCGCGCTGTATTTGGCCGTGGCCGCCAAGAGCAACGCCGGCTACAAGGCGTATAATGAGGCCCGCGCCTTCATCAAGCAGGACAAATCCCGGCCGGTGCCGGTACACTTGCGCAATGCGCCCACTCGGCTGATGAAGGAGTTGGGCTACGGCCACGAATACCGTTACGCCCATGACGAACCCCATGCCTACGCCGCCGGCGAGACCTATCTGCCGGAAGGATTGGAAGACATGCGCTGGTATCAGCCGACTCCGCGCGGACTGGAAAGCAAAATAAGGGACAAGCTGGATTTCCTGCGTCAGCTCGACGACGACGCCCGGCAAGACTCCGAATAA
- the serS gene encoding serine--tRNA ligase, translated as MLDINLLRNDIEAVAARLAGRGYTLDTAAFNQLESERKSLQTRMQELQAKRNASSKQIGVAKGKGEDVSAILAEVATLGDELKAAEQGFDAVQKQLDAWLMSIPNLPHESVPAGKDENDNVEVRRVGAPRQFDFEVKDHVDVGAPLGLDFDTGAKLSGARFTVLKGDIARLHRAIAQFMLNTHTGDHGYVEHYTPYIVNDSALLGTGQLPKFAEDMFKVTKGGEEGNVDQYLISTSEITLTNTVSNSILKAEELPLKLTAHSPCFRSEAGSYGRDTRGMIRQHQFDKVEMVRIEKPEDSYAALEDMVGHAENILKALELPYRVITLCTGDMGFGAAKTYDLEVWLPAQNTYREISSCSNCEAFQSRRMMARYKDENGKNQLVHTLNGSGLAVGRTLVAVLENYQNADGSVTIPAVLRPYFGGRDKIGG; from the coding sequence ATGCTCGACATCAATCTGCTTCGCAACGACATCGAAGCCGTCGCCGCCCGTCTGGCCGGCCGCGGCTATACCCTGGACACCGCAGCCTTCAACCAGCTGGAGTCCGAACGCAAATCCCTGCAAACCCGCATGCAGGAACTGCAAGCCAAGCGCAACGCCTCCTCCAAGCAGATCGGCGTGGCCAAGGGCAAGGGCGAAGACGTGTCAGCCATCCTGGCCGAAGTGGCGACGCTGGGCGACGAATTGAAAGCCGCCGAACAAGGTTTCGACGCGGTGCAAAAACAGCTGGACGCCTGGCTGATGTCCATCCCCAACCTGCCGCACGAATCGGTGCCGGCGGGCAAGGACGAAAACGACAATGTGGAAGTGCGCCGCGTGGGCGCGCCGCGCCAGTTCGACTTCGAAGTGAAAGACCATGTCGACGTGGGCGCGCCGCTGGGCCTGGATTTCGACACCGGCGCCAAGCTGTCCGGCGCGCGCTTCACCGTGCTCAAGGGCGACATCGCCCGGCTGCACCGCGCCATCGCCCAGTTCATGCTGAACACCCATACCGGCGATCACGGCTACGTCGAGCACTACACCCCCTACATCGTCAACGACAGCGCGCTGCTGGGCACCGGCCAACTGCCCAAGTTCGCCGAAGACATGTTCAAGGTGACCAAGGGCGGCGAAGAAGGCAATGTGGACCAGTACCTGATCTCCACCTCGGAAATCACCCTGACCAACACCGTCAGCAACAGCATCCTCAAGGCCGAGGAGCTGCCGCTGAAACTGACCGCGCACTCGCCCTGCTTCCGTTCGGAAGCCGGCAGCTACGGCCGCGACACCCGCGGCATGATCCGCCAGCACCAGTTCGACAAGGTGGAGATGGTGCGCATCGAGAAGCCGGAAGACTCCTACGCCGCGCTGGAAGACATGGTCGGCCACGCCGAGAACATCCTCAAGGCGCTGGAACTGCCCTACCGCGTGATCACGCTGTGCACCGGCGACATGGGCTTCGGCGCCGCCAAGACTTACGATCTGGAAGTCTGGCTGCCAGCGCAGAACACCTATCGCGAAATCTCCAGCTGCTCCAACTGCGAGGCCTTCCAGTCGCGCCGCATGATGGCGCGCTACAAGGACGAAAACGGCAAGAACCAGCTGGTGCACACGCTGAACGGCTCCGGCCTGGCGGTGGGCCGCACCCTGGTGGCGGTGCTGGAAAACTACCAGAACGCCGACGGCAGCGTGACCATTCCGGCCGTGCTGCGGCCTTACTTCGGCGGCCGCGACAAGATCGGCGGCTAA
- a CDS encoding EAL domain-containing protein, with amino-acid sequence MYYLKQCIKEISSPDILACAADTPLAEAARRMLLAGCGSIVVQDEAGRPLGIWTEADALALDRLDGAAGMRPVGGAMSAPLVVLPHDLPVSEAVALFRERGIRHALVEQAGKPCGVVSLTDIVLSQGSESFLGVRRVVADRAAPLCQLGAADSPEQALALMRLQGATALAVRFDNGDYGILTLRDLLRLLAEGRAPATLAEACSWPLLGVRDGSSLLQARQLILQHKIRHLAVYDADGVLLQLLGFRDIIQMVEQEFLQELHSALRERDDALLHSRRSLLLADKVFESTLEGILITDGNGVIQMVNPAFSRITGYSSQEALGRTPALLKSGRQPADFYQKLWQSLKESGVWQGEVVNRRKGGLLYTEHLSITAIRDADGECLHYVAVFSDITQRKQSEERLHFLANHDALTGLPNRTLFLERLQEAIERAPPTQVQFALLFVDLDRFKLVNDTLGHHAGDELLVRIASVLLQHAPPHSTVARLSGDEFILLLPTVERVTQVAALAQQLLDGVTEQSGLTGHELFISASIGISMYPEDGVSADALLVNADSAMYQAKERGKNNFQFYTSDMNARAMERLKLEYSLHRALAQEELEVWYQPKVELATRRVVGAEALLRWRHPELGLMAPAKFIPIAEDGSLMVPMGEWVLDTACRDWALWRRQGLTPGRIAVNVSGRQLKYGSFADTVAHTLRRHGLDSGELELEITESVAMDEDCGMVEALQRLRELGVYLSIDDFGTGYSSLSYLKRLPVKGLKIDRSFIMDLHHDGDDAAITRAIISIGRSLGLELVAEGVELESQRDFLLQQGCRLGQGYLFSKPLPRAEFEALLAARA; translated from the coding sequence ATGTATTACTTAAAACAGTGTATAAAAGAAATCTCTAGCCCTGACATCCTGGCGTGCGCGGCGGATACGCCGCTGGCGGAAGCGGCGCGGCGCATGTTGCTGGCGGGCTGCGGCTCCATCGTGGTGCAGGATGAGGCGGGACGGCCGCTGGGGATTTGGACCGAGGCCGACGCGCTGGCGCTGGACCGGCTGGACGGCGCGGCAGGCATGCGGCCGGTGGGCGGCGCGATGAGCGCGCCCTTGGTGGTGCTGCCGCATGACCTGCCGGTGAGCGAGGCGGTGGCGCTATTCCGCGAGCGCGGCATCCGGCATGCGCTGGTGGAACAGGCCGGCAAGCCGTGCGGCGTGGTGTCGCTGACCGATATCGTATTGAGTCAGGGCAGCGAATCCTTTCTGGGCGTGCGGCGGGTGGTGGCGGACCGCGCGGCGCCCTTGTGCCAGCTGGGGGCGGCGGACTCGCCGGAGCAAGCGCTGGCCCTGATGCGGCTGCAGGGCGCCACCGCCTTGGCGGTGCGCTTCGACAACGGCGACTACGGCATCCTGACCCTGCGCGACCTATTGCGGCTGCTGGCCGAGGGGCGCGCGCCGGCGACCTTGGCCGAAGCCTGCTCCTGGCCGCTGTTGGGCGTGCGCGACGGCAGCAGCCTGCTGCAGGCCAGGCAGTTGATCCTGCAGCACAAGATCCGTCATCTGGCGGTGTACGACGCCGACGGCGTTCTGCTGCAGCTGCTGGGTTTTCGCGACATCATCCAGATGGTGGAGCAGGAGTTTCTGCAGGAATTGCACTCCGCCTTGCGCGAGCGCGACGACGCGCTGCTGCATTCGCGGCGCAGCTTGTTGCTGGCGGACAAGGTGTTCGAATCGACGCTGGAAGGCATTCTGATCACCGACGGCAACGGGGTGATCCAGATGGTGAACCCGGCGTTCAGCCGCATCACCGGCTATAGCAGCCAGGAGGCGCTGGGCCGCACGCCCGCCTTGCTCAAGTCCGGCCGACAGCCGGCGGATTTCTACCAGAAACTGTGGCAAAGCCTGAAAGAGAGCGGAGTCTGGCAAGGCGAGGTGGTCAACCGCCGTAAGGGCGGCTTGCTGTACACCGAGCATCTGAGCATTACCGCCATCCGCGACGCGGACGGCGAATGCCTGCATTACGTGGCGGTGTTCTCCGACATCACCCAGCGCAAGCAGTCCGAGGAGCGGCTGCATTTTCTGGCCAATCACGACGCGCTGACCGGCTTGCCGAACCGGACGCTGTTTCTGGAGCGCTTGCAGGAGGCGATAGAGCGGGCGCCGCCGACCCAGGTCCAGTTCGCCTTGTTGTTCGTCGATCTGGACCGCTTCAAGCTGGTCAACGACACCCTGGGCCATCACGCCGGCGACGAATTGCTGGTGCGCATCGCCTCGGTGCTGTTGCAGCACGCGCCGCCGCACTCCACCGTGGCCAGGCTGTCCGGCGACGAGTTCATCCTCTTGCTGCCGACGGTGGAACGGGTCACCCAGGTGGCGGCGCTGGCGCAGCAACTGCTGGACGGCGTCACCGAGCAGTCCGGCCTGACCGGCCACGAACTGTTCATCTCGGCCAGCATAGGCATCAGCATGTATCCGGAGGACGGGGTCAGCGCGGACGCCCTGTTGGTGAACGCGGACTCGGCGATGTACCAGGCCAAGGAGCGCGGCAAGAACAATTTCCAGTTCTACACCTCGGACATGAACGCGCGGGCGATGGAGAGGCTGAAGCTGGAGTACAGCCTGCACCGCGCGCTGGCGCAGGAAGAACTGGAAGTGTGGTATCAGCCCAAGGTGGAATTGGCCACGCGGCGGGTGGTGGGGGCCGAGGCCTTGCTGCGTTGGCGTCATCCTGAGCTGGGCCTGATGGCGCCGGCCAAGTTCATCCCCATTGCCGAGGACGGCTCGCTGATGGTGCCGATGGGCGAATGGGTGCTGGACACCGCTTGCCGGGACTGGGCGCTGTGGCGGAGACAGGGCCTGACCCCGGGGCGGATCGCGGTCAATGTGTCCGGCCGCCAGCTCAAGTACGGCAGCTTCGCCGACACGGTGGCGCACACGCTGCGCCGGCATGGCCTGGATAGCGGCGAACTGGAGCTGGAAATCACCGAGAGCGTGGCGATGGATGAGGACTGCGGCATGGTGGAAGCCTTGCAGCGGCTGCGCGAGCTGGGCGTCTATCTGTCCATCGACGATTTCGGCACCGGCTATTCCTCGCTGTCCTATTTGAAGCGGCTGCCGGTCAAGGGCTTGAAGATAGACCGCTCCTTCATCATGGATTTGCACCATGACGGCGACGACGCCGCCATCACCCGCGCCATCATTTCCATCGGCCGCAGCCTGGGCCTGGAGTTGGTGGCCGAGGGGGTGGAGCTGGAATCGCAGCGAGACTTTCTGTTGCAGCAGGGCTGCCGTTTGGGACAGGGTTATCTGTTCAGCAAGCCGCTGCCGCGAGCCGAATTCGAGGCGTTGTTGGCGGCGCGGGCATGA
- the hypF gene encoding carbamoyltransferase HypF — protein sequence MSQQRIHLSVQGRVQGVGFRPFIWRTASECGLTGFVRNSGEGVTLELQGEPQALSAFRQALRTRLPPLAHIDALQERDIPLRDAEQRFQIEESSGAVTHARLPADVATCPRCVEELFTPGDRRYRFPFINCTDCGPRYTVTHRLPYDRANTSMLAFPLCPVCRQEYLDPNSRRFHAEPTACPVCGPKLQLTDRFGQSLNGDPIVGAVQILNMGRSIAMKGLGGFHLVCDAASPAAVSRLRQLKHRPGKPLAIMALNVESIRALCHVSEEEAAWLQRPERPIVLLNKKPEADQLLPDIAPGLSALGVMLPYTPLQWLLFHEALGRPGGASWLRQPCSRLWVMSSANLSGEPIVTGNQEARERLNQVADVFLLHNRAIVTRCDDSVVSLERRRPLLFRRARGFVPDPVPLALDGPPVLALGAYMKATATVLRGKDAFVSQYIGALNHPLTCEALQQAADHLLDLTGVAPQAVACDLETGTYSSLLAEHLSKQWEVPLIRVQHHHAHLGAVLAEHGVTEPALGLALDGYGLGHNNGAWGGEMMLVDGDSCERIGHISPLPLPGVGRSRLPPWKLAVALWQTLELGPLPPRLAAQPGAQQLEKQLAIRRDCQDSTSLGRWFGAIAGLTRQCGVETFESEAAQRLEAQAGPAEPLAGGWRTRANLLDLMPLARHLCGLDDDQAIASLWHATLAAALADWAIKAARTTGTRIVALAGGCCGNRQLMAQLLPLLEQAGLRPLTAEQLPPNDGGLSLGQAWVARQRLLRRS from the coding sequence ATGAGCCAACAACGCATCCACCTATCGGTTCAGGGCCGGGTTCAAGGCGTCGGCTTCCGTCCCTTCATCTGGCGCACGGCCAGCGAATGCGGCCTCACCGGCTTTGTCCGCAACAGCGGCGAAGGCGTGACGCTGGAACTGCAGGGCGAACCGCAGGCGCTGAGCGCCTTCCGGCAAGCGCTGCGAACCCGGCTGCCGCCGCTGGCGCACATCGACGCGCTGCAAGAACGCGACATCCCGCTGCGCGACGCCGAACAACGCTTTCAAATAGAAGAAAGCAGCGGCGCGGTCACCCACGCCCGGCTGCCGGCCGACGTGGCCACCTGTCCGCGCTGCGTGGAGGAGTTGTTCACCCCCGGCGACCGCCGCTACCGCTTTCCCTTCATCAACTGCACCGATTGCGGGCCGCGCTACACCGTCACCCACCGGCTGCCTTACGACCGCGCCAACACCAGCATGCTGGCCTTTCCGCTGTGCCCGGTCTGCCGCCAGGAATACCTGGACCCGAACAGCCGCCGCTTTCACGCCGAGCCCACCGCCTGCCCGGTGTGCGGCCCCAAGCTGCAACTGACCGACCGCTTCGGCCAAAGCCTGAACGGCGACCCCATCGTCGGCGCGGTGCAAATCCTCAATATGGGCCGCAGCATCGCAATGAAAGGCCTGGGCGGCTTCCATCTGGTCTGCGACGCGGCCAGCCCGGCGGCGGTGTCGCGGCTGCGCCAACTCAAGCATCGCCCCGGCAAACCGCTGGCCATCATGGCCTTGAACGTGGAATCCATCCGCGCGCTCTGCCACGTCAGCGAGGAAGAAGCCGCCTGGCTGCAGCGCCCGGAACGCCCCATCGTGCTGTTGAACAAGAAGCCCGAAGCCGACCAGCTGCTGCCGGACATCGCCCCCGGCCTGTCCGCGCTGGGCGTGATGCTGCCCTACACCCCGCTGCAATGGCTGCTGTTCCACGAAGCGCTGGGCCGCCCGGGCGGCGCCAGCTGGCTGCGCCAGCCCTGCTCGCGGCTGTGGGTGATGAGCAGCGCCAATCTGTCCGGCGAGCCCATCGTCACCGGCAACCAGGAAGCGCGCGAGCGGCTGAACCAGGTCGCCGACGTCTTCCTGCTGCACAACCGCGCCATCGTCACCCGTTGCGACGACAGCGTGGTGTCGCTGGAACGGCGGCGGCCGCTGCTGTTCCGCCGCGCGCGCGGCTTCGTGCCGGACCCGGTGCCGCTGGCGCTGGACGGCCCGCCGGTGCTGGCGCTGGGCGCCTATATGAAGGCCACCGCCACCGTGCTGCGCGGCAAGGACGCCTTCGTGTCGCAATACATCGGCGCGCTCAACCATCCGCTGACCTGCGAAGCGCTGCAGCAGGCGGCCGACCATCTGCTCGACCTCACCGGCGTCGCCCCGCAGGCGGTAGCCTGCGATCTGGAAACCGGCACCTATTCCAGCCTGTTGGCCGAACACCTGTCCAAGCAATGGGAGGTGCCGCTGATCCGGGTCCAGCACCATCACGCCCACCTGGGCGCGGTGCTGGCCGAACACGGCGTGACCGAGCCGGCGCTGGGCCTGGCGCTGGACGGCTATGGCCTAGGCCACAACAACGGCGCCTGGGGCGGTGAAATGATGCTGGTGGACGGCGACAGCTGCGAGCGCATCGGCCACATCTCGCCGCTGCCGCTGCCCGGCGTGGGACGCAGCCGGCTGCCGCCGTGGAAGCTGGCCGTGGCCTTGTGGCAAACCCTGGAACTGGGACCGCTGCCGCCGCGGCTGGCGGCCCAGCCCGGCGCCCAGCAATTGGAGAAGCAGCTCGCCATCCGCCGCGATTGCCAGGACAGCACCAGTCTGGGCCGCTGGTTCGGCGCCATCGCCGGCCTGACCCGCCAATGCGGGGTGGAAACCTTCGAAAGCGAAGCCGCGCAAAGACTGGAGGCTCAGGCCGGACCGGCCGAGCCGCTGGCCGGCGGCTGGCGCACCCGCGCCAATCTGCTGGACCTGATGCCGCTGGCGCGCCATCTTTGCGGGCTGGACGACGACCAGGCCATCGCCAGCCTGTGGCACGCCACGCTGGCCGCCGCGCTGGCGGACTGGGCGATCAAGGCGGCGCGCACCACCGGCACCCGCATCGTGGCGCTGGCCGGCGGCTGCTGCGGCAATCGCCAGTTGATGGCGCAACTGCTGCCGCTGCTGGAGCAGGCCGGCCTGCGTCCACTGACCGCGGAGCAGCTGCCGCCCAACGACGGCG